ATCCCGAAGTAGAATATTCATGCTGGCGCTGCTCTCACCTATCGAACGAATCTCCCAAACCTGAAGACCTCTGACAGCCATCTGGTTAATCATCGCTTCAAGGTCTCCACCCAGGAGAACAATATGAACACTTCCTCTTAAGTTAGCTAGACTCGGCGTCTTCATTTTTCATCCCCCGTTCCCAGGTACTGTATATTCGTAATTCGCCCTTCCACTGCTACTTCTTCCGGGAGAATGGTGCGAATCAACAGATTATTCCCGCTGATCTCAAGCCTCCCGCTTGATAAATCCAGCACGAGCCGTTCTTCAGAGAAGTGAACCACACCGCGATGATTCTCTATGTATAGCTGATTACTTCCAATCAGGGTTAGCCTGGGCGTATCAAAAAGAACATCCTGCGGCAAATCGAGTACTTCGCTGGTCCATTTGCGCAAATTGCGGCTGATTCGGGTCATTGGGCTGGTCTTCCCCCTTCCTGTACTCTAAACCATATGCAGTGAATTTCTGTTTTATGAAAGCATCGAAACACAAAAAAGCCGTCTTTTCTCATAAGAGAAAAAACGGCTTAATCTGCCTTATTTCCGCTGCCTCGTAAAGGACTGCTTAGCACGCGGCGGCCCTAAGATCTCTGCCCATATGATTCCTTTACGGATCTCATCTGAGCTTAAAGGGGCATCGTTCTTATTAGACTCTGTTGCCGGCGCAGCAGCCTGCGTCCTGGAGGCACCCTGACGCTGAGACTGACGCTGAGCCTTATGCTCCAGCTTCAGCCTGGCACGCTCCATACGCATCTTCTCGACTTCAAGCTCTCGCAGCTTACTCTCAAGCGCCTCATTCTGAGCTGCAGCATATGCAGGCTGAGGCTGATTGGAATAAGGAGACGAATCATCCTCGTAAGCCTCATCCTCATCTTCTTCATCGTCTTCCTCATACCTGGAATCAGACTGATGTTGCTGCTGACGAGTGTCCTGAGCAGGATGGGGACGTGGAGCCCTCTGAGAAGGATGCTGTTCGTCATTCGGCTTCTTACTCTTTCCTATAAAGGATACCAATGCGAATATAGCACCCAGCACAAAAATGAAGTTATTCATCACCCATTCGATAAGGTTCATTTACATCCACCACCTTATTTATTAGGGTTTGATTCGTCGTTATCTCCCTGGCGATCCTCAGGTCTTGCGATGGAGCCGCGCATTTGAGTATCTGCTTCAATGTTGCGGTAGTTCATATAATCCATTACACCGATCTGGCCATTACGGAAAGCCTCAGCCATCGCAAGCGGTACTTGAGACTCGGATTCAACAACGCGCGCTCTCATCTCTACGACGCGAGCCTTCATCTCTTGCTCTTGAGCAACGGCCATGGCACGACGCTCTTCTGCTTTTGCCTGGGCAATCCGCTTGTCAGCCTCAGCTTGCTCCGTTTGCAGATCCGCACCAATGTTATTTCCTACGCTGACATCAGCAATATCGATAGATAGGATCTCGAACGCAGTACCCGCATCAAGTCCTTTTTCAAGCACAGTACGAGAGATCCGGTCCGGATGCTCCAGCACATCTTTGTGAGAGTCTGAGGAACCATTCGTACTTACGATCCCTTCCCCTACACGGGCGATAATTGTTTCTTCACCCGCACCACCGACGAGTCTGTCAATGTTCGCACGAACGGTAACACGTGCTTTAACCTTCACTTCGATCCCGTCTTTTGCTACGGCAGAAACGACCGGTGTCTCGATAACACGCGGGTTAACGCTCATTTGAACCGCCTGCAGAACGTCACGTCCTGCAAGGTCAATCGCTGCAGCACGTTCAAATTCTAGCGGAATGTTCGCACGCTGAGCAGCAATAAGGGAGTTCACGACACGGTCTACGTTACCTCCGGCCAAGTAATGGCTCTCCAGCTGATTAATATTGAGTCCCAGACCCGCTTTGGTTGCCTTAATCATTGGATTTACGATCCGGCTCGGCGTTACCCGTCTAAGTCTCATGGCTACAAGCGTGATAATACTGATACGAACGCCGGATGCAAGAGCCGAAATCCA
This sequence is a window from Paenibacillus urinalis. Protein-coding genes within it:
- the floA gene encoding flotillin-like protein FloA (flotillin-like protein involved in membrane lipid rafts); protein product: MMDSGIVPILLIAVVVIIVLSVFFSFFPVMLWISALASGVRISIITLVAMRLRRVTPSRIVNPMIKATKAGLGLNINQLESHYLAGGNVDRVVNSLIAAQRANIPLEFERAAAIDLAGRDVLQAVQMSVNPRVIETPVVSAVAKDGIEVKVKARVTVRANIDRLVGGAGEETIIARVGEGIVSTNGSSDSHKDVLEHPDRISRTVLEKGLDAGTAFEILSIDIADVSVGNNIGADLQTEQAEADKRIAQAKAEERRAMAVAQEQEMKARVVEMRARVVESESQVPLAMAEAFRNGQIGVMDYMNYRNIEADTQMRGSIARPEDRQGDNDESNPNK
- the yqfC gene encoding sporulation protein YqfC, translating into MTRISRNLRKWTSEVLDLPQDVLFDTPRLTLIGSNQLYIENHRGVVHFSEERLVLDLSSGRLEISGNNLLIRTILPEEVAVEGRITNIQYLGTGDEK